From a single Bacillus gobiensis genomic region:
- the hisJ gene encoding histidinol-phosphatase HisJ gives MIKQDGHIHTPFCPHGSSDPLKAYIEEAINQGFGSITFTEHAPLPEGFNDPVPQKDSAMPLSQMELYLKQVSEAKQEYKQQIEIKVGLEVDYINGFEQDITSFLDTYGPQIDDSILSVHFLPANGDFLCMDYDDSTFGELISIYGTIENVYEAYYKQVYSSIITPLGRYKPTRIGHIALVKKYVERFPYIMSERIRNLVLLCLDEISASGMELDFNTSGLRKKLAKTIYLEEWMIEAALQKKIPLIFGSDAHQASDIGYSYHRFSESVIG, from the coding sequence ATGATAAAACAAGACGGACATATTCACACTCCTTTTTGCCCTCATGGCTCGAGCGACCCGCTAAAAGCATACATTGAGGAAGCGATCAATCAAGGATTCGGATCGATTACTTTTACCGAGCACGCTCCCCTTCCGGAAGGGTTTAATGACCCTGTCCCCCAAAAAGACAGCGCCATGCCTTTGTCCCAGATGGAGTTGTATTTAAAACAGGTTAGCGAAGCCAAACAAGAATACAAACAACAAATCGAGATTAAGGTTGGGCTCGAGGTTGATTATATTAACGGGTTCGAACAGGATATCACATCATTTCTGGACACCTATGGCCCACAGATCGATGACAGCATCCTTTCCGTGCATTTTCTGCCTGCAAATGGTGACTTTCTTTGTATGGATTACGATGACTCGACTTTCGGCGAATTGATATCGATCTACGGAACAATTGAAAATGTGTATGAAGCGTATTACAAACAGGTTTATTCTTCCATTATAACACCACTGGGACGATATAAGCCAACCCGAATAGGCCATATCGCCCTCGTGAAAAAATATGTGGAGCGTTTTCCTTACATAATGTCAGAACGGATACGGAACCTGGTTTTATTGTGCTTGGATGAAATTTCGGCTTCCGGAATGGAGCTTGACTTTAACACGTCAGGTCTGAGGAAAAAATTAGCTAAGACCATTTATCTTGAAGAATGGATGATTGAGGCGGCTCTACAAAAAAAAATCCCGCTTATTTTTGGGTCGGATGCCCATCAAGCAAGCGATATCGGGTATAGCTACCATCGATTTTCGGAATCGGTTATCGGATAG
- the refZ gene encoding forespore capture DNA-binding protein RefZ, with translation MLPTTKDKIVDAAILLFNQKGFSGTSVREIAKEANVNVAHISYYFKGKGGLLEFLVSQFYEDYIRIVEKGYDKVHYISAKECLLSLIFDILSYQHNHRQLTRFVYREVTIDSTLNREIMTTYLTKEKYILQTIIEEGKRKKEFIGLPVPHFMIQLKSLLTMPYLQPQYISEVLHLQPHEEYFYKAYFKEVKIWLTSMLEHKNETAGFSAIR, from the coding sequence ATTTTACCTACGACGAAAGATAAAATTGTTGATGCTGCCATTCTGCTGTTTAACCAGAAGGGGTTTTCGGGAACTTCCGTGCGAGAAATCGCTAAAGAAGCCAATGTCAACGTTGCCCATATTTCGTATTACTTTAAAGGAAAAGGCGGACTGTTGGAATTTCTTGTTTCCCAGTTTTACGAAGATTATATTCGAATTGTTGAAAAAGGCTACGACAAAGTACATTATATAAGCGCAAAGGAATGTTTGCTGAGTTTGATCTTTGACATTCTATCTTATCAGCATAACCACCGTCAATTAACACGCTTTGTTTATCGGGAAGTGACGATTGACAGTACCCTCAATCGTGAAATTATGACTACGTACTTAACAAAAGAGAAATACATTCTCCAAACGATTATAGAAGAAGGAAAACGAAAAAAAGAATTTATTGGACTGCCTGTCCCGCATTTTATGATTCAATTAAAGTCGCTTCTCACAATGCCTTATTTGCAGCCCCAATACATTTCAGAGGTATTGCATTTGCAGCCGCATGAAGAATACTTTTATAAGGCTTATTTTAAAGAGGTCAAAATTTGGCTGACCAGTATGCTTGAACACAAAAACGAGACAGCAGGTTTCTCTGCTATCCGATAA